The Primulina huaijiensis isolate GDHJ02 chromosome 12, ASM1229523v2, whole genome shotgun sequence genome has a window encoding:
- the LOC140989808 gene encoding zinc finger CCCH domain-containing protein 17-like isoform X1, whose protein sequence is MAGPSLAEEEAVKRNTDCVYFLASPLTCKKGSECEYRHSDIARVNPRDCWFWLHSNCLNPKCGFRHPPLDGLLSTQTPTPTGQPATQSQNVTTSTSHIPNASNKQTVPCVFFQKGLCLKGDWCPFLHTPNSVNNKTSVVPGTASAAEPTTFKKALGGHEKFEHAKKVPPIDTVNSVKLSEKVKPAVETEPTPHRKEFSMNRRIAHMSGVDDLPGYSVTNGNPFSWSERPHLPGELGAMNNKDVEEVSREPSPGFDVLVDDERRDSEYYPSEDHYGMPGEHEVGNEYDIDRATDFNKFADIDGERFKDPHGYDLNELRKGRHALEQRRASSERVLGGSYFDRKPYARADSINQVEDLDLRHRLNKRKKVNGLRSVISHEHARERHVEERRYPGSNRDEQYVPLHENSLSSHFRGRIRLPGGSSPPSERDAILLGPDRSRLSPARTNFSSQQGRVQDRIKGKVDEDFHNGVKNHRGPHFRRDMVADVTDFTGPKSLAELKNQKYPQPSGQHVTNQQSLGKRKHLMPDGNQQASIQQIGDDLSFDGPMPLEEILKRKRGETIETLSIKKSFNSDGVTEENNEKEGNGMAKIPLTPDFVSSTFDNKTKASIESNKDVYKPVSVDKTEDNSSSQQPVSSRIEAEGINPDLGQDGGRGSRGVSRMSHSRSLLMVDHGENSRGREAFDKGIHNLLSSLI, encoded by the exons ATGGCGGGCCCTTCACTTGCTGAGGAAGAAGCCGTCAAGAGGAACACAGATTGCGTTTACTTTCTGGCTTCTCCGTTAACTTGCAAAAAG GGAAGTGAATGCGAATATCGTCATAGTGACATTGCACGAGTAAATCCAAGGGACTGTTGGTTCTGGTTGCACAGTAATTGCTTAAATCCAAAGTGTGGATTTCGGCATCCG CCTCTTGATGGATTGCTGTCAACACAGACACCAACGCCCACTGGCCAACCCGCAACTCAATCACAGAATGTGACAACATCAACTTCACACATTCCAAACGCCTCAAACAAACAAACAGTTCCCTGCGTGTTTTTCCAGAAAGGGCTTTGTTTAAAAGGTGATTGGTGTCCCTTTCTCCACACACCAAATTCGGTGAATAACAAAACCTCAGTGGTGCCAGGAACAGCCTCTGCTGCTGAACCCACAACTTTTAAGAAGGCTTTAGGTGGTCATGAAAAGTTTGAGCACGCTAAAAAGGTCCCACCCATAGATACAGTTAATTCCGTCAAACTTTCCGAAAAGGTAAAACCTGCTGTTGAAACAGAACCTACTCCCCATAGGAAAGAGTTTTCAATGAATAGGAGAATAGCCCACATGTCAGGAGTCGATGATTTACCGGGGTATTCCGTCACCAATGGAAACCCATTCAGTTGGTCCGAGCGTCCTCACTTACCAGGTGAACTTGGGGCCATGAACAATAAGGATGTAGAAGAGGTTTCAAGGGAGCCCTCTCCTGGATTTGATGTCCTTGTAGATGATGAGCGAAGAGATTCTGAATACTATCCCAGTGAAGATCATTATGGAATGCCAGGGGAACATGAAGTGGGGAATGAATATGACATCGATCGTGCCACTGATTTCAATAAGTTTGCTGATATTGATGGTGAAAGATTTAAGGATCCTCATGGGTATGACTTAAATGAGCTCCGTAAGGGTCGGCATGCTTTGGAGCAGCGGAGAGCCTCATCTGAGAGGGTGTTAGGGGGCTCTTATTTCGATAGGAAGCCATATGCTAGAGCTGATAGCATTAACCAGGTTGAAGATTTAGATTTAAGACATCGTTTAAATAAGCGTAAGAAGGTAAATGGTTTGAGGTCTGTCATTAGCCATGAACATGCCCGTGAGAGGCACGTGGAAGAGCGAAGATATCCAGGTTCCAATAGAGACGAGCAGTATGTTCCCTTGCATGAGAATTCCCTTAGCAGTCACTTTAGAGGAAGGATTAGGCTTCCTGGTGGATCATCTCCTCCGAGCGAGAGGGATGCAATTCTATTGGGTCCTGATCGCAGTAGGTTATCTCCGGCAAGGACAAATTTCTCTTCTCAGCAGGGAAGGGTCCAAGACAGAATAAAGGGGAAGGTGGACGAAGATTTCCATAATGGTGTGAAGAACCACCGTGGTCCGCACTTCAGAAGAGACATGGTTGCTGATGTTACTGATTTTACTGGTCCAAAAAGTCTCGCAGAGTTGAAGAACCAAAAATATCCTCAACCTAGTGGACAGCATGTGACCAATCAACAATCACTTGGTAAACGAAAACATCTGATGCCAGATGGAAATCAACAAGCTAGCATTCAACAAATTGGCGATGATCTTTCATTTGATGGGCCTATGCCCCTAGAAGAGATTTTAAAGCGGAAGAGAGGTGAAACTATTGAAACGTTGAGTATAAAGAAATCATTCAACTCTGATGGTGTCACTgaagaaaataatgaaaaagaaGGAAATGGCATGGCCAAAATTCCATTGACTCCAGATTTTGTTTCGTCTACATTTGACAATAAGACAAAAGCTTCTATTGAGAGTAATAAGGATGTTTACAAGCCTGTATCAGTAGACAAAACAGAAGACAACTCTTCCAGCCAGCAGCCTGTTTCGAGCAGGATAGAAGCTGAAGGTATTAATCCT
- the LOC140989808 gene encoding zinc finger CCCH domain-containing protein 17-like isoform X2 → MAGPSLAEEEAVKRNTDCVYFLASPLTCKKGSECEYRHSDIARVNPRDCWFWLHSNCLNPKCGFRHPPLDGLLSTQTPTPTGQPATQSQNVTTSTSHIPNASNKQTVPCVFFQKGLCLKGDWCPFLHTPNSVNNKTSVVPGTASAAEPTTFKKALGGHEKFEHAKKVPPIDTVNSVKLSEKVKPAVETEPTPHRKEFSMNRRIAHMSGVDDLPGYSVTNGNPFSWSERPHLPGELGAMNNKDVEEVSREPSPGFDVLVDDERRDSEYYPSEDHYGMPGEHEVGNEYDIDRATDFNKFADIDGERFKDPHGYDLNELRKGRHALEQRRASSERVLGGSYFDRKPYARADSINQVEDLDLRHRLNKRKKVNGLRSVISHEHARERHVEERRYPGSNRDEQYVPLHENSLSSHFRGRIRLPGGSSPPSERDAILLGPDRSRLSPARTNFSSQQGRVQDRIKGKVDEDFHNGVKNHRGPHFRRDMVADVTDFTGPKSLAELKNQKYPQPSGQHVTNQQSLGKRKHLMPDGNQQASIQQIGDDLSFDGPMPLEEILKRKRGETIETLSIKKSFNSDGVTEENNEKEGNGMAKIPLTPDFVSSTFDNKTKASIESNKDVYKPVSVDKTEDNSSSQQPVSSRIEAEGINPVDQDGESDYEEVGGESFDMYDGENGDADGEYLDDDDDDFAKKMGVMYS, encoded by the exons ATGGCGGGCCCTTCACTTGCTGAGGAAGAAGCCGTCAAGAGGAACACAGATTGCGTTTACTTTCTGGCTTCTCCGTTAACTTGCAAAAAG GGAAGTGAATGCGAATATCGTCATAGTGACATTGCACGAGTAAATCCAAGGGACTGTTGGTTCTGGTTGCACAGTAATTGCTTAAATCCAAAGTGTGGATTTCGGCATCCG CCTCTTGATGGATTGCTGTCAACACAGACACCAACGCCCACTGGCCAACCCGCAACTCAATCACAGAATGTGACAACATCAACTTCACACATTCCAAACGCCTCAAACAAACAAACAGTTCCCTGCGTGTTTTTCCAGAAAGGGCTTTGTTTAAAAGGTGATTGGTGTCCCTTTCTCCACACACCAAATTCGGTGAATAACAAAACCTCAGTGGTGCCAGGAACAGCCTCTGCTGCTGAACCCACAACTTTTAAGAAGGCTTTAGGTGGTCATGAAAAGTTTGAGCACGCTAAAAAGGTCCCACCCATAGATACAGTTAATTCCGTCAAACTTTCCGAAAAGGTAAAACCTGCTGTTGAAACAGAACCTACTCCCCATAGGAAAGAGTTTTCAATGAATAGGAGAATAGCCCACATGTCAGGAGTCGATGATTTACCGGGGTATTCCGTCACCAATGGAAACCCATTCAGTTGGTCCGAGCGTCCTCACTTACCAGGTGAACTTGGGGCCATGAACAATAAGGATGTAGAAGAGGTTTCAAGGGAGCCCTCTCCTGGATTTGATGTCCTTGTAGATGATGAGCGAAGAGATTCTGAATACTATCCCAGTGAAGATCATTATGGAATGCCAGGGGAACATGAAGTGGGGAATGAATATGACATCGATCGTGCCACTGATTTCAATAAGTTTGCTGATATTGATGGTGAAAGATTTAAGGATCCTCATGGGTATGACTTAAATGAGCTCCGTAAGGGTCGGCATGCTTTGGAGCAGCGGAGAGCCTCATCTGAGAGGGTGTTAGGGGGCTCTTATTTCGATAGGAAGCCATATGCTAGAGCTGATAGCATTAACCAGGTTGAAGATTTAGATTTAAGACATCGTTTAAATAAGCGTAAGAAGGTAAATGGTTTGAGGTCTGTCATTAGCCATGAACATGCCCGTGAGAGGCACGTGGAAGAGCGAAGATATCCAGGTTCCAATAGAGACGAGCAGTATGTTCCCTTGCATGAGAATTCCCTTAGCAGTCACTTTAGAGGAAGGATTAGGCTTCCTGGTGGATCATCTCCTCCGAGCGAGAGGGATGCAATTCTATTGGGTCCTGATCGCAGTAGGTTATCTCCGGCAAGGACAAATTTCTCTTCTCAGCAGGGAAGGGTCCAAGACAGAATAAAGGGGAAGGTGGACGAAGATTTCCATAATGGTGTGAAGAACCACCGTGGTCCGCACTTCAGAAGAGACATGGTTGCTGATGTTACTGATTTTACTGGTCCAAAAAGTCTCGCAGAGTTGAAGAACCAAAAATATCCTCAACCTAGTGGACAGCATGTGACCAATCAACAATCACTTGGTAAACGAAAACATCTGATGCCAGATGGAAATCAACAAGCTAGCATTCAACAAATTGGCGATGATCTTTCATTTGATGGGCCTATGCCCCTAGAAGAGATTTTAAAGCGGAAGAGAGGTGAAACTATTGAAACGTTGAGTATAAAGAAATCATTCAACTCTGATGGTGTCACTgaagaaaataatgaaaaagaaGGAAATGGCATGGCCAAAATTCCATTGACTCCAGATTTTGTTTCGTCTACATTTGACAATAAGACAAAAGCTTCTATTGAGAGTAATAAGGATGTTTACAAGCCTGTATCAGTAGACAAAACAGAAGACAACTCTTCCAGCCAGCAGCCTGTTTCGAGCAGGATAGAAGCTGAAGGTATTAATCCTGTGGATCAAGATGGGGAATCTGATTATGAGGAAGTGGGTGGGGAGAGCTTTGACATGTATGATGGTGAGAATGGAGATGCTGACGGGGAATACCTGGACGACGATGACGATGACTTTGCAAAGAAGATGGGAGTCATGTATTCTTGA
- the LOC140989808 gene encoding zinc finger CCCH domain-containing protein 17-like isoform X3, with product MAGPSLAEEEAVKRNTDCVYFLASPLTCKKGSECEYRHSDIARVNPRDCWFWLHSNCLNPKCGFRHPTPTPTGQPATQSQNVTTSTSHIPNASNKQTVPCVFFQKGLCLKGDWCPFLHTPNSVNNKTSVVPGTASAAEPTTFKKALGGHEKFEHAKKVPPIDTVNSVKLSEKVKPAVETEPTPHRKEFSMNRRIAHMSGVDDLPGYSVTNGNPFSWSERPHLPGELGAMNNKDVEEVSREPSPGFDVLVDDERRDSEYYPSEDHYGMPGEHEVGNEYDIDRATDFNKFADIDGERFKDPHGYDLNELRKGRHALEQRRASSERVLGGSYFDRKPYARADSINQVEDLDLRHRLNKRKKVNGLRSVISHEHARERHVEERRYPGSNRDEQYVPLHENSLSSHFRGRIRLPGGSSPPSERDAILLGPDRSRLSPARTNFSSQQGRVQDRIKGKVDEDFHNGVKNHRGPHFRRDMVADVTDFTGPKSLAELKNQKYPQPSGQHVTNQQSLGKRKHLMPDGNQQASIQQIGDDLSFDGPMPLEEILKRKRGETIETLSIKKSFNSDGVTEENNEKEGNGMAKIPLTPDFVSSTFDNKTKASIESNKDVYKPVSVDKTEDNSSSQQPVSSRIEAEGINPDLGQDGGRGSRGVSRMSHSRSLLMVDHGENSRGREAFDKGIHNLLSSLI from the exons ATGGCGGGCCCTTCACTTGCTGAGGAAGAAGCCGTCAAGAGGAACACAGATTGCGTTTACTTTCTGGCTTCTCCGTTAACTTGCAAAAAG GGAAGTGAATGCGAATATCGTCATAGTGACATTGCACGAGTAAATCCAAGGGACTGTTGGTTCTGGTTGCACAGTAATTGCTTAAATCCAAAGTGTGGATTTCGGCATCCG ACACCAACGCCCACTGGCCAACCCGCAACTCAATCACAGAATGTGACAACATCAACTTCACACATTCCAAACGCCTCAAACAAACAAACAGTTCCCTGCGTGTTTTTCCAGAAAGGGCTTTGTTTAAAAGGTGATTGGTGTCCCTTTCTCCACACACCAAATTCGGTGAATAACAAAACCTCAGTGGTGCCAGGAACAGCCTCTGCTGCTGAACCCACAACTTTTAAGAAGGCTTTAGGTGGTCATGAAAAGTTTGAGCACGCTAAAAAGGTCCCACCCATAGATACAGTTAATTCCGTCAAACTTTCCGAAAAGGTAAAACCTGCTGTTGAAACAGAACCTACTCCCCATAGGAAAGAGTTTTCAATGAATAGGAGAATAGCCCACATGTCAGGAGTCGATGATTTACCGGGGTATTCCGTCACCAATGGAAACCCATTCAGTTGGTCCGAGCGTCCTCACTTACCAGGTGAACTTGGGGCCATGAACAATAAGGATGTAGAAGAGGTTTCAAGGGAGCCCTCTCCTGGATTTGATGTCCTTGTAGATGATGAGCGAAGAGATTCTGAATACTATCCCAGTGAAGATCATTATGGAATGCCAGGGGAACATGAAGTGGGGAATGAATATGACATCGATCGTGCCACTGATTTCAATAAGTTTGCTGATATTGATGGTGAAAGATTTAAGGATCCTCATGGGTATGACTTAAATGAGCTCCGTAAGGGTCGGCATGCTTTGGAGCAGCGGAGAGCCTCATCTGAGAGGGTGTTAGGGGGCTCTTATTTCGATAGGAAGCCATATGCTAGAGCTGATAGCATTAACCAGGTTGAAGATTTAGATTTAAGACATCGTTTAAATAAGCGTAAGAAGGTAAATGGTTTGAGGTCTGTCATTAGCCATGAACATGCCCGTGAGAGGCACGTGGAAGAGCGAAGATATCCAGGTTCCAATAGAGACGAGCAGTATGTTCCCTTGCATGAGAATTCCCTTAGCAGTCACTTTAGAGGAAGGATTAGGCTTCCTGGTGGATCATCTCCTCCGAGCGAGAGGGATGCAATTCTATTGGGTCCTGATCGCAGTAGGTTATCTCCGGCAAGGACAAATTTCTCTTCTCAGCAGGGAAGGGTCCAAGACAGAATAAAGGGGAAGGTGGACGAAGATTTCCATAATGGTGTGAAGAACCACCGTGGTCCGCACTTCAGAAGAGACATGGTTGCTGATGTTACTGATTTTACTGGTCCAAAAAGTCTCGCAGAGTTGAAGAACCAAAAATATCCTCAACCTAGTGGACAGCATGTGACCAATCAACAATCACTTGGTAAACGAAAACATCTGATGCCAGATGGAAATCAACAAGCTAGCATTCAACAAATTGGCGATGATCTTTCATTTGATGGGCCTATGCCCCTAGAAGAGATTTTAAAGCGGAAGAGAGGTGAAACTATTGAAACGTTGAGTATAAAGAAATCATTCAACTCTGATGGTGTCACTgaagaaaataatgaaaaagaaGGAAATGGCATGGCCAAAATTCCATTGACTCCAGATTTTGTTTCGTCTACATTTGACAATAAGACAAAAGCTTCTATTGAGAGTAATAAGGATGTTTACAAGCCTGTATCAGTAGACAAAACAGAAGACAACTCTTCCAGCCAGCAGCCTGTTTCGAGCAGGATAGAAGCTGAAGGTATTAATCCT